The nucleotide window ATGCATCGGTCGCTTTCCACTGGGTGTTCATGTCCAGCAGGTTCACGAAGAAATCGTTGCTCAGCACGCCCTCACGGTCGGTGAACACCCCATTCTTGCTGCCATCAAAGTTTGCCCCCAACACGCGCAGACCACCCACCAGCACCGTCAGCTCTGGCGCGGTCAGCGTCAGCTGCTGGGCTTTATCAATCAGCAGGGACTCAGTCGTCGACGTATCGACCTGCGCACGGTAGTTACGGAAACCATCGGCAATCGGCGCAAGCAGGTTGAACATCTCGATATCCGTTTGATCCTGACGCGCATCCACGCGGCCTGGCGTAAACGGTACGGTGATATAAACACCTGCGGCTTTCGCTGCTTTCTCGATACCAACCCCACCAGCCAGCACGATGATATCGGCCAGTGATGCTTTGTTGGTGGTACGCTGGATAGCCTCCAGAGCCGGTAATGCGCGAACGGCGGCAGCGTTAACGTCCCAGTCGCGCTGTGGAGCCAGCGCCAGACGCGCACCGTTAGCACCGCCACGCTTATCGCCACCACGGAAGGTCGATGCAGATGCCCACGCAACAGAAACCAGTTCGCTGACGGAGAGACCAGAGGCCGCGATTTCCGCTTTCAGGCGCTCAATATCTTCTTTCGATGGGGCGAACACTGGCTGCGGCAGCGGATCCTGCCAAATCAGATCTTCTTTCGGCACTTCCGGGCCAATGTAACGCGCTTTTGGCCCCATATCGCGGTGGGTCAGCTTGAACCATGCGCGAGCAAAAGCTTCGTTGAAGGCCTGCGGATCGTTCAGGAAGCGACGGGAGATTTTCTCGAATTCCGGGTCGAAACGCAGCGTCAGGTCGGTCACCAGCATGGTGGGTTTGCGTTTTTTCGACGGGTCGAACGGGTCAGGCATAATGTCTGGCGCATTCACGGCTTCAAACTGAATAGCACCTGCCGGGCTGCGGGTCTGCACCCACTCGTATTTGAACAGGTTCTCGAAGAAATAGTTGCTCCACTGGGTCGGGGTTTGCGACCAGATCACCTCCAGCCCGGAAGTGATGGCATCTGCGCCAGCGCCGGTACCGAGTGTGCTGGCCCAGCCCAGGCCCTGCGCTTCAATCGGCGCGGCTTCCGGATCGGCACCGACATGGGTCGCCTCACCTGCACCGTGGGTTTTACCGAGCGTATGGCCGCCCGCAATCAGCGCAACGGTTTCTTCGTCGTCCATGCCCATGTTGCCGAAGGTGGCGCGAATAGCCGCCGCCGCTGACAGCGGTTCACCGCTGGCATTAGGCCCTTCCGGGTTAACGTAAATCAGCCCCATTTCGGTGGCGGCCAGAGGACGCTTCGCCAGCGCTTCCGGGTCACGGTGGGTCAGCCAGGCTTTTTCGTCACCCCAGTTTACGTCCATATCCGGTTCCCAGACGTCTTCACGCCCGGCACCAAAACCAAAGGTGCGGAAGCCAGAGTTCTCCAGCGCTACGTTACCCGCGAGGATAAACAGGTCAGCCCAGGAGATTTTTTGTCCGTATTTTTGCTTGATAGGCCACAGCAGACGGCGGGCTTTATCCAGGCTTACGTTATCAGGCCAGGAGTTCAGCGGCGCAAAGCGCTGTTGACCGCGTCCGGCACCACCACGTCCGTCAACGGAGCGATAGGTACCTGCACCGTGCCAGGCCATACGAATAAACAGGCCAGCATAGCTGCCCCAGTCGGCAGGCCACCACGGTTGAGAATCGGTTAAGAGTGCTTTGAGATCGCCCTTCAGGGCAGCGTAATCAAGTTTGCTGAAGGCTTTGCGGTAATCGAAGTCTTCACCCAGTGGGTTCGAACGGTTGGAGTGTTGGTTAAGAAGATCTACGCGGAGTTGTTTTGGCCACCAGTCGCGGCTTGAGGTTCCTGCCCCCGCGCTCTGGTCATGGCCGCCCTGATGGAACGGGCATTTGCCGATAGATGCCGCTTTATTGGTATCGTCTGACGTGCTCATCGCTATGCTCCCTTTTACAGTGTTACCGTTACGATATACGCCCTTATTGATAAGGTATAGTTGGGATGACCCACAGATTCGATAGATAATTCCGTTCAATTAACCATGTGAAAAACATGGGCTTTGTACGTCAAAGGCAGAATTGCTGATATGGCGGGAAAATAAAACCCTTAGAAATCAAAAAACCCTCCGGAGAGGGCTTTTGCTTGCTTACACGCCAGGTCGAACACCGAGCGTGTGGCAAATCGCGTAACTCATTTCCGCGCGGTTTAGCGTATAGAAGTGGAAATCCTTCACCCCTTCACGACTTAAAATTTTCACCATGTCCATCGCGATATTTGCGCCCACCAGCTTGCGTGTTTCCGGGTCATCGT belongs to Enterobacter cloacae and includes:
- the katG gene encoding catalase-peroxidase; protein product: MSTSDDTNKAASIGKCPFHQGGHDQSAGAGTSSRDWWPKQLRVDLLNQHSNRSNPLGEDFDYRKAFSKLDYAALKGDLKALLTDSQPWWPADWGSYAGLFIRMAWHGAGTYRSVDGRGGAGRGQQRFAPLNSWPDNVSLDKARRLLWPIKQKYGQKISWADLFILAGNVALENSGFRTFGFGAGREDVWEPDMDVNWGDEKAWLTHRDPEALAKRPLAATEMGLIYVNPEGPNASGEPLSAAAAIRATFGNMGMDDEETVALIAGGHTLGKTHGAGEATHVGADPEAAPIEAQGLGWASTLGTGAGADAITSGLEVIWSQTPTQWSNYFFENLFKYEWVQTRSPAGAIQFEAVNAPDIMPDPFDPSKKRKPTMLVTDLTLRFDPEFEKISRRFLNDPQAFNEAFARAWFKLTHRDMGPKARYIGPEVPKEDLIWQDPLPQPVFAPSKEDIERLKAEIAASGLSVSELVSVAWASASTFRGGDKRGGANGARLALAPQRDWDVNAAAVRALPALEAIQRTTNKASLADIIVLAGGVGIEKAAKAAGVYITVPFTPGRVDARQDQTDIEMFNLLAPIADGFRNYRAQVDTSTTESLLIDKAQQLTLTAPELTVLVGGLRVLGANFDGSKNGVFTDREGVLSNDFFVNLLDMNTQWKATDASNELFTGSDRASGDEKYTATRADLVFGSNAVLRALAEVYASSDASEKFVRDFIAAWAKVMDLDRFDLQ